The following proteins come from a genomic window of Nautilia profundicola AmH:
- a CDS encoding ribonucleoside-diphosphate reductase subunit alpha, with product MTVIKRNGRREPLDISKIRKYTKAACEGLEGVDYTELELDAKLQFRDGITTAEIQDTLIKTAVDKIDIDRPNWNYVAARLFLYDLYHRVTGFTGYNHLKEYFQKGEEAGRILLGLKEKFDLDDLNAYLKPERDLQFTYLGIKTLYDRYIIKDRNGEPIELPQQLFMGVAMFLAQNETNYESIPEEERANIPNDPKAIRGYWAKKFYDVISKFEVMVATPTLSNARTTRHQLSSCYVGSMNDNIEGIFDDFKEMALLSKFGGGIGWDVSRIRALGSFIDNHKNAAGGVIPWLKITNDIAIAVDQLGTRKGAIAVYLEPWHMDVLDFLDLKKNSGEERRRAHDLFPALWISDLFMKRVQEDALWTLFDPYEVKDLTDLYGEEFEKRYIEYENDPNIAKETIKAKELWKKILLEYYETGNPFLCFKDNANRRNQNDHAGIIRSSNLCTEIFQNTEPNHYKVKVTFEDGSFNMYDEEEDVTVEHGDVKLTKKAKKITSIDAINGKQVYIVEKVPVNGKTAVCNLASVNLSKVNTPEKIKEVVPVAIRMLDNVIDLNYYPVRKTKDTNLKNRAIGLGAMGEAQMLAEKQIFWGSEEHLKLIDEVFEGISYYAIKTSAELSEEKGIYPEFEGSRWSKGILPIDSANEEAKRLVERDLFSAMQYDWEGLREKVKKGMRNGYLMAIAPTSSISILTGTTQTIEPVYKRKWYEENLSGLIPVVVPNLSAETYMFYTPAYELDQTVLVKAAAIRQKWVDQGQSLNIFITTDKASGRYLNEIYTLGWKLGLKSFYYLRSQSPEVQEEVMDRSIECFGCQ from the coding sequence ATTACTGTTATCAAAAGAAACGGAAGAAGAGAACCGCTTGATATTTCTAAAATCAGAAAGTATACAAAAGCGGCCTGTGAAGGTTTAGAGGGGGTGGATTATACTGAGCTGGAACTTGATGCGAAACTTCAGTTCAGAGATGGAATTACAACTGCCGAAATTCAAGATACGCTTATCAAAACGGCGGTTGACAAGATAGATATAGACAGACCGAACTGGAATTATGTTGCGGCAAGGCTGTTTTTGTATGATTTGTATCACAGGGTTACCGGCTTTACCGGATATAATCATTTAAAAGAGTATTTTCAAAAAGGCGAAGAAGCGGGAAGAATCCTGCTTGGTTTAAAAGAAAAATTCGACCTTGACGATTTGAATGCATACTTAAAACCTGAAAGGGATCTTCAGTTTACGTATCTCGGTATTAAAACGCTTTACGACAGATATATTATAAAAGACAGAAACGGCGAGCCTATTGAGCTGCCTCAGCAGCTTTTTATGGGTGTTGCGATGTTTCTTGCACAGAATGAAACAAATTATGAGTCTATTCCTGAAGAAGAAAGAGCAAATATCCCTAATGACCCTAAGGCGATCAGGGGATACTGGGCTAAGAAGTTTTATGATGTGATTTCGAAATTCGAAGTAATGGTAGCGACTCCTACGCTTAGTAACGCCAGAACCACAAGACATCAGCTCAGCAGCTGTTATGTAGGAAGTATGAACGATAATATCGAAGGTATTTTCGATGACTTTAAAGAAATGGCCCTTTTATCTAAATTCGGAGGCGGTATCGGATGGGATGTCAGCAGAATCAGGGCTCTTGGTAGTTTTATAGACAATCACAAAAATGCGGCAGGAGGTGTTATTCCTTGGCTTAAAATCACAAACGACATTGCAATTGCCGTTGATCAGCTGGGAACCAGAAAAGGTGCGATTGCCGTATATCTTGAGCCTTGGCATATGGATGTTTTGGACTTTTTGGATCTTAAGAAAAACAGTGGGGAAGAAAGAAGAAGAGCGCATGATCTTTTTCCTGCTTTATGGATTAGCGATTTATTTATGAAAAGAGTACAGGAAGATGCTTTATGGACTTTGTTTGATCCATATGAGGTAAAAGATCTGACCGATCTTTACGGGGAAGAATTTGAAAAAAGATATATCGAATACGAAAACGACCCGAATATCGCAAAAGAAACTATAAAAGCAAAAGAGTTATGGAAAAAAATCCTTCTTGAATATTATGAAACGGGAAATCCGTTCCTTTGTTTCAAAGACAACGCCAACAGAAGAAACCAAAACGACCATGCCGGAATTATCAGAAGCTCAAACCTATGTACGGAAATTTTCCAAAACACCGAGCCTAACCACTATAAAGTAAAAGTTACGTTTGAAGACGGAAGTTTTAACATGTATGATGAAGAAGAAGACGTAACTGTAGAACACGGCGATGTAAAACTTACGAAAAAAGCGAAAAAAATCACGTCAATCGACGCAATCAACGGCAAACAGGTATATATCGTGGAAAAAGTGCCGGTTAATGGTAAAACGGCTGTTTGTAACCTTGCAAGCGTGAATTTAAGCAAAGTAAACACACCTGAAAAAATCAAAGAGGTTGTGCCTGTTGCCATTAGAATGCTTGATAACGTAATTGACCTTAACTATTATCCGGTTAGAAAAACGAAAGATACGAACCTTAAAAACAGAGCCATAGGACTCGGTGCCATGGGTGAAGCCCAGATGCTCGCCGAAAAGCAGATTTTCTGGGGGAGTGAAGAGCATCTTAAACTGATTGACGAAGTGTTTGAGGGAATAAGTTATTATGCCATCAAAACAAGTGCCGAACTTTCTGAAGAAAAAGGAATATATCCTGAATTTGAGGGAAGCAGATGGTCTAAAGGAATACTCCCTATAGACAGCGCAAACGAAGAAGCCAAAAGACTTGTTGAGAGAGATCTTTTCAGTGCAATGCAATATGACTGGGAAGGGCTCAGAGAGAAAGTTAAAAAAGGAATGAGAAACGGATACCTTATGGCAATAGCACCTACGAGTTCTATTTCAATTCTTACGGGAACGACTCAGACAATCGAGCCTGTTTACAAAAGAAAATGGTATGAAGAAAACTTAAGCGGACTTATCCCTGTGGTTGTACCAAATTTAAGTGCTGAGACATATATGTTCTATACGCCGGCGTACGAGCTTGATCAGACCGTACTTGTAAAAGCCGCCGCAATCAGACAGAAATGGGTGGACCAGGGGCAAAGCCTTAATATTTTCATAACAACCGATAAAGCCAGCGGAAGATACCTCAATGAAATCTATACGCTCGGATGGAAACTCGGTCTAAAGAGCTTCTATTATTTAAGAAGCCAGTCTCCGGAAGTTCAGGAAGAGGTGATGGACAGAAGTATCGAGTGCTTCGGATGTCAGTGA
- a CDS encoding flavin reductase family protein — MLLNFNEVESKEIYKLMAGNIIPRPVAWIVTENEGKINVAPFSYFTGISSKPPLLMVSIGRKKPTIDEPKDTFKNIKETKKATVCLTPLDLYEKMDKTGEVLPFGVNEAEKFGIELEKIDENFPPIVKGCKRAFLTELYGTFENEEMATIPFFLKIHKMYIDGDFEPVARVGKGYAKLTEIKSEK, encoded by the coding sequence ATGCTTTTAAATTTTAACGAGGTTGAGAGTAAAGAAATATATAAGCTGATGGCCGGAAATATCATCCCAAGACCGGTTGCGTGGATTGTAACTGAGAATGAGGGTAAAATTAACGTGGCGCCTTTTAGTTATTTTACGGGAATTTCAAGTAAACCACCTCTACTGATGGTAAGTATCGGAAGGAAAAAACCTACTATTGACGAGCCGAAAGATACGTTTAAAAACATAAAAGAAACAAAAAAAGCAACCGTTTGTCTGACGCCATTAGATCTTTACGAAAAGATGGATAAAACAGGCGAAGTCCTGCCTTTTGGTGTAAACGAGGCGGAGAAATTCGGAATTGAGCTTGAAAAAATCGATGAAAATTTCCCTCCGATTGTAAAGGGATGTAAGAGGGCATTTTTGACAGAGCTTTACGGTACGTTTGAAAATGAAGAAATGGCTACGATTCCATTCTTTTTAAAAATTCATAAAATGTACATTGACGGTGATTTCGAACCGGTTGCGAGAGTCGGAAAAGGGTATGCGAAACTAACAGAAATTAAAAGTGAAAAATGA
- a CDS encoding ribonucleotide-diphosphate reductase subunit beta: protein MQIKKLFNYDCPLHKGSTTSIINGCTEGIINLNKLSYPWAYNLWEMMLANTWFPREVDLTEDARQYRQLLPAEKRMYDKALSQLIFMDSIQTNNTPDHVNPWITAPEVNMCIVRQAYEEALHSQSYAVMVDSISLNTDEIYEMWRVDANLRKKNEFIGNVYEEWGTKALNGDDEAKIYMIVANQCLEGIYFYNGFASFYVLARAGKMLGSAQMIRFIQRDEVTHTLLFANIFKEIKKEFPDLFTPEVIKNIKDMLYAAYELERDWGWYITNDEILGMSKELIDRFTQYLANKRAQAMGLDLLFPEVGLKNPISWFDGFSSFNEQKTNFFEGNVVNYSKGSLNLDDF, encoded by the coding sequence ATGCAAATAAAAAAACTTTTCAATTACGACTGCCCTTTACATAAAGGTTCTACCACATCCATCATCAACGGATGTACCGAAGGGATTATCAACTTAAATAAACTTTCATATCCTTGGGCGTACAACCTATGGGAAATGATGCTTGCAAACACATGGTTTCCGAGAGAAGTGGACCTCACGGAAGATGCAAGACAGTACAGACAGCTGCTTCCTGCTGAAAAAAGAATGTACGACAAAGCGTTAAGCCAGCTGATTTTTATGGATTCGATCCAGACAAACAACACGCCTGACCATGTAAACCCTTGGATTACCGCTCCTGAAGTGAATATGTGTATAGTAAGACAGGCGTATGAAGAGGCTCTTCATTCACAAAGCTATGCCGTAATGGTGGACAGTATTTCGCTTAATACGGATGAAATTTATGAAATGTGGAGAGTCGATGCTAATCTTAGAAAGAAAAACGAATTTATTGGAAACGTATATGAAGAGTGGGGTACAAAAGCTTTAAACGGAGACGATGAAGCAAAAATTTATATGATTGTTGCGAACCAGTGTCTTGAAGGTATCTATTTTTACAACGGATTTGCTTCGTTTTACGTACTTGCACGTGCGGGTAAAATGCTCGGAAGTGCGCAGATGATCAGATTTATCCAAAGGGATGAGGTAACTCATACGCTTTTATTTGCAAACATCTTTAAAGAGATTAAAAAAGAGTTTCCGGATCTTTTCACACCTGAAGTTATTAAAAATATCAAAGATATGCTTTATGCGGCATATGAGCTTGAAAGAGACTGGGGGTGGTATATTACAAATGATGAAATTCTTGGTATGAGCAAAGAGTTAATCGACAGATTTACACAATACCTTGCCAACAAAAGAGCTCAGGCTATGGGACTTGACCTGCTATTCCCTGAAGTAGGACTTAAAAACCCTATCAGCTGGTTTGACGGATTTAGCAGCTTTAATGAGCAAAAAACAAACTTCTTCGAAGGTAATGTGGTTAACTACTCCAAAGGAAGCCTTAACCTTGATGATTTTTAA
- a CDS encoding SIMPL domain-containing protein — protein sequence MKKLIIFISGILFAYTLTNTKTYTQKIEPNLLKATIQVTITQKELNNLIELLNTNMNKLKTVCQNATYSFIPVYRYINKKEVFENYKAYINATCTFKSSEIKKFSNIINKLQNAKVKLNSLNLTISKKEKTAVINNLKTKAYNDILTEAAILSKKLDKKCFATNINIYTPYTTQKRSYMTKSFASMPIPKQEKSLLIKTDYKIECY from the coding sequence ATGAAAAAGCTGATAATTTTCATAAGTGGTATACTGTTCGCATATACACTCACAAACACTAAAACATACACTCAAAAAATAGAACCTAATTTATTAAAAGCCACTATTCAAGTTACAATTACACAAAAAGAGCTAAATAATTTAATTGAGTTATTAAATACAAATATGAACAAATTAAAAACCGTATGTCAAAACGCTACATATTCATTCATACCGGTATACAGATACATTAACAAAAAAGAAGTTTTTGAAAATTATAAAGCTTATATTAATGCAACATGTACATTTAAATCTTCCGAAATTAAAAAGTTTTCCAATATTATAAATAAATTACAAAACGCAAAAGTCAAACTAAATTCACTGAATTTGACAATTAGTAAAAAAGAAAAAACAGCAGTAATAAATAACTTAAAAACAAAAGCATATAATGATATATTAACAGAAGCTGCAATCCTTTCAAAAAAATTAGACAAAAAATGTTTTGCAACAAATATCAATATCTACACACCATATACAACACAGAAAAGATCATATATGACAAAATCATTTGCTTCTATGCCAATACCTAAACAAGAAAAAAGTTTATTAATTAAAACCGATTATAAAATAGAATGTTATTGA
- a CDS encoding secondary thiamine-phosphate synthase enzyme YjbQ → MIFKQKEITVKAPKRGFFVITDEILSSIDISDINVGMMNLFLKHTSASLTINENVSPDVRVDMENISNNLIPDGYIYEHSLEGKDDMPAHFKSSMFGVSLNIPITNGRLNLGTWQGIYLNEHRDYPTGRNIVITVYGQ, encoded by the coding sequence ATGATTTTTAAGCAAAAAGAGATTACTGTAAAAGCTCCTAAAAGGGGCTTTTTCGTAATTACGGACGAAATCCTCTCTTCAATCGATATTTCGGATATAAACGTCGGAATGATGAATCTTTTTTTAAAACACACTTCAGCTTCTCTTACAATAAATGAAAACGTCTCACCCGATGTCAGGGTGGATATGGAAAACATATCCAATAATTTAATCCCTGACGGATACATTTACGAACACTCCCTTGAGGGCAAAGACGATATGCCTGCACACTTTAAATCTTCAATGTTTGGAGTCAGTCTAAATATTCCTATTACAAACGGCAGACTGAATCTCGGAACGTGGCAGGGAATTTATCTTAACGAACACAGGGATTATCCTACAGGTAGAAATATTGTGATTACGGTATACGGTCAATAA
- a CDS encoding 7-carboxy-7-deazaguanine synthase QueE, translated as MKSEKLIPVSEIFYSIQGEGKYAGHPSVFVRVGGCNLKCPGFGEKGCDSYYAVDKSYKSEWKLMSVEEIKSEVSKYIRKDTHLVITGGEPTLFYKQLYPLVVWFEGQITVETNTTVDIDFEKYPAYKDVAFAMSVKLSNSAEEYGKRVKKHVIKSYVKNAPKSFFKFVIDKDLNNEIKDITAGINAPVYCMPLGADKEELEKNAPFVFGFCLKHGYCYSDRIHIRLFGKKKGV; from the coding sequence ATGAAAAGTGAAAAATTAATACCCGTAAGTGAAATATTCTATTCCATTCAGGGAGAAGGTAAATACGCAGGGCATCCGAGTGTATTCGTAAGAGTCGGGGGATGTAACCTCAAGTGTCCCGGATTTGGAGAAAAAGGGTGTGACAGTTACTACGCCGTTGATAAATCGTACAAAAGCGAATGGAAACTTATGAGTGTGGAAGAGATAAAATCGGAAGTTTCCAAATATATAAGAAAAGATACACACCTTGTAATAACCGGAGGAGAACCTACATTGTTTTATAAACAGCTGTATCCTTTGGTTGTGTGGTTTGAGGGACAGATTACGGTTGAGACGAATACTACGGTTGATATAGATTTTGAAAAATATCCGGCATATAAAGATGTGGCTTTTGCAATGAGTGTAAAACTTTCAAACAGCGCAGAAGAATATGGTAAAAGAGTTAAAAAACATGTAATTAAATCATATGTTAAAAACGCTCCGAAAAGTTTTTTTAAATTTGTGATTGATAAAGATTTGAATAACGAAATAAAAGATATTACAGCGGGTATAAATGCACCGGTTTACTGTATGCCGCTTGGTGCCGACAAGGAAGAGCTTGAAAAAAATGCGCCTTTTGTGTTCGGTTTCTGCCTAAAACACGGATACTGTTACAGCGACAGAATACATATAAGGCTCTTTGGCAAAAAAAAGGGTGTATAA
- a CDS encoding fumarylacetoacetate hydrolase family protein, with the protein MNNKIVCVGRNYVEHVKELNNKMPSEPVYFMKPFSSISDDIKLPGYSPMHYEGEICFLIGETLKVGFGFDFTLREVQSELKKKGLPWERAKAFKGAAVFSDFVYFENIDDLGLEVYKNGELIQKAGVELMIYKPEFLFEDIERIFGLNDGDIVMTGTPKGVGVVNRGDEFEGRILEGDKVLVSKKWTAH; encoded by the coding sequence ATGAATAATAAAATCGTATGTGTCGGAAGAAATTACGTAGAACATGTGAAAGAACTCAATAACAAAATGCCGAGTGAACCCGTATATTTTATGAAACCGTTTAGCAGTATCAGTGATGATATTAAACTTCCCGGGTATTCGCCTATGCATTATGAGGGTGAAATATGTTTTTTAATTGGCGAAACGCTTAAAGTCGGATTCGGTTTTGACTTTACCCTTCGTGAAGTGCAGAGTGAGCTTAAGAAAAAAGGTCTTCCGTGGGAGAGGGCTAAGGCGTTTAAAGGTGCTGCAGTTTTCAGTGATTTTGTATATTTTGAAAATATAGATGATTTAGGGCTTGAAGTGTATAAAAACGGAGAACTTATACAAAAGGCCGGTGTGGAGCTTATGATATACAAGCCGGAATTTCTGTTTGAGGATATTGAGAGAATTTTCGGATTAAACGATGGAGATATCGTAATGACCGGAACTCCTAAAGGAGTAGGCGTTGTAAACAGAGGCGATGAGTTTGAGGGCAGGATTTTGGAAGGCGATAAAGTGCTTGTTTCTAAAAAATGGACAGCACATTAA